One Cricetulus griseus strain 17A/GY chromosome 5, alternate assembly CriGri-PICRH-1.0, whole genome shotgun sequence genomic window carries:
- the Ppm1b gene encoding protein phosphatase 1B isoform X2, producing the protein MGAFLDKPKTEKHNAHGAGNGLRYGLSSMQGWRVEMEDAHTAVVGIPHGLEDWSFFAVYDGHAGSRVANYCSAHLLEHITTNEDFRAAGTPGSALEPSVENVKTGIRTGFLEIDEYMRNFSDLRNGMDRSGSTAVGVLISPTHIYFINCGDSRAVLCRNGEVCFSTRDHKPCNPMEKERIQNAGGSVMIQRVNGSLAVSRALGDYDYKCVDGKGPTEQLVSPEPEVYEILRAEEDEFVVLACDGIWDVMSNEDLCEFVKSRLKVAEDLENVCNWVVDTCLHKGSRDNMSIVLVCFSNAPKVSDEAVKKEIQLDKHLESRVEEILEKSREEGMPDLAHVMRVLSAENIPNLPPGGGLAGKRHVIEAVYSRLNPHRDNDGFYQPSISYTDNVFIL; encoded by the exons ATGGGTGCATTTTTGGATAAACCCAAAACGGAAAAACACAATGCTCATGGTGCTGGGAATGGTTTGCGATACGGCCTGAGCAGCATGCAAGGATGGAGAGTGGAAATGGAAGATGCGCACACAGCTGTTGTGGGTATTCCTCACGGCTTGGAAGACTGGTCATTTTTTGCAGTTTATGATGGTCATGCTGGATCCCGAGTAGCAAATTACTGCTCAGCGCATTTATTGGAACACATCACTACTAATGAAGACTTCAGGGCAGCTGGCACACCAGGCTCTGCTCTTGAGCCCTCAGTGGAAAATGTTAAGACTGGTATCAGGACTGGCTTTTTGGAAATTGATGAATATATGCGTAACTTTTCAGACCTCAGAAATGGGATGGACAGGAGCGGTTCGACGGCAGTGGGCGTTCTGATTTCACCTACACATATCTACTTTATCAACTGTGGTGACTCACGAGCTGTCCTGTGTAGGAATGGAGAAGTCTGCTTTTCTACCCGGGATCACAAACCTTGTAATCCGATGGAAAAGGAGCGAATCCAAAATGCAGGAGGCAGTGTGATGATACAGCGAGTGAATGGTTCATTAGCGGTATCTCGTGCTCTGGGGGACTATGACTACAAGTGTGTGGATGGCAAGGGCCCAACAGAACAGCTTGTCTCTCCAGAGCCTGAGGTGTATGAGATTTTAAGAGCAGAAGAGGATGAATTTGTCGTTTTGGCTTGTGATGGGATCTGGGATGTGATGAGtaatgaggatctctgtgaatttgttaAGTCTAGGCTTAAGGTCGCTGAGGACCTGGAGAATGTGTGCAATTGGGTAGTGGACACTTGTTTACATAAG GGAAGTCGAGATAACATGAGTATTGTATTAGTTTGCTTTTCAAATGCCCCCAAGGTCTCAGATGAAGCAGTGAAGAAAGAGATACAGTTGGATAAGCACTTGGAATCACGGGTTGAAG AAATTCTGGAGAAGTCTAGGGAGGAAGGAATGCCTGATCTTGCCCATGTCATGCGTGTTTTGTCTGCAGAAAATATCCCAAACTTACCTCCTGGGGGAGGGCTCGCTGGCAA GCGCCATGTTATTGAAGCTGTTTATAGTAGACTGAATCCACACAGAGACAATGATGGG TTTTACCAACCTTCAATTTCATACACTGACAATGTTTTCATATTATGA
- the Ppm1b gene encoding protein phosphatase 1B isoform X3 codes for MGAFLDKPKTEKHNAHGAGNGLRYGLSSMQGWRVEMEDAHTAVVGIPHGLEDWSFFAVYDGHAGSRVANYCSAHLLEHITTNEDFRAAGTPGSALEPSVENVKTGIRTGFLEIDEYMRNFSDLRNGMDRSGSTAVGVLISPTHIYFINCGDSRAVLCRNGEVCFSTRDHKPCNPMEKERIQNAGGSVMIQRVNGSLAVSRALGDYDYKCVDGKGPTEQLVSPEPEVYEILRAEEDEFVVLACDGIWDVMSNEDLCEFVKSRLKVAEDLENVCNWVVDTCLHKGSRDNMSIVLVCFSNAPKVSDEAVKKEIQLDKHLESRVEEILEKSREEGMPDLAHVMRVLSAENIPNLPPGGGLAGKRHVIEAVYSRLNPHRDNDGMAVLGTSICKPS; via the exons ATGGGTGCATTTTTGGATAAACCCAAAACGGAAAAACACAATGCTCATGGTGCTGGGAATGGTTTGCGATACGGCCTGAGCAGCATGCAAGGATGGAGAGTGGAAATGGAAGATGCGCACACAGCTGTTGTGGGTATTCCTCACGGCTTGGAAGACTGGTCATTTTTTGCAGTTTATGATGGTCATGCTGGATCCCGAGTAGCAAATTACTGCTCAGCGCATTTATTGGAACACATCACTACTAATGAAGACTTCAGGGCAGCTGGCACACCAGGCTCTGCTCTTGAGCCCTCAGTGGAAAATGTTAAGACTGGTATCAGGACTGGCTTTTTGGAAATTGATGAATATATGCGTAACTTTTCAGACCTCAGAAATGGGATGGACAGGAGCGGTTCGACGGCAGTGGGCGTTCTGATTTCACCTACACATATCTACTTTATCAACTGTGGTGACTCACGAGCTGTCCTGTGTAGGAATGGAGAAGTCTGCTTTTCTACCCGGGATCACAAACCTTGTAATCCGATGGAAAAGGAGCGAATCCAAAATGCAGGAGGCAGTGTGATGATACAGCGAGTGAATGGTTCATTAGCGGTATCTCGTGCTCTGGGGGACTATGACTACAAGTGTGTGGATGGCAAGGGCCCAACAGAACAGCTTGTCTCTCCAGAGCCTGAGGTGTATGAGATTTTAAGAGCAGAAGAGGATGAATTTGTCGTTTTGGCTTGTGATGGGATCTGGGATGTGATGAGtaatgaggatctctgtgaatttgttaAGTCTAGGCTTAAGGTCGCTGAGGACCTGGAGAATGTGTGCAATTGGGTAGTGGACACTTGTTTACATAAG GGAAGTCGAGATAACATGAGTATTGTATTAGTTTGCTTTTCAAATGCCCCCAAGGTCTCAGATGAAGCAGTGAAGAAAGAGATACAGTTGGATAAGCACTTGGAATCACGGGTTGAAG AAATTCTGGAGAAGTCTAGGGAGGAAGGAATGCCTGATCTTGCCCATGTCATGCGTGTTTTGTCTGCAGAAAATATCCCAAACTTACCTCCTGGGGGAGGGCTCGCTGGCAA GCGCCATGTTATTGAAGCTGTTTATAGTAGACTGAATCCACACAGAGACAATGATGGG ATGGCAGTCTTGGGCACGTCCATTTGTAAACCCAGCTGA
- the Ppm1b gene encoding protein phosphatase 1B isoform X4, translating into MGAFLDKPKTEKHNAHGAGNGLRYGLSSMQGWRVEMEDAHTAVVGIPHGLEDWSFFAVYDGHAGSRVANYCSAHLLEHITTNEDFRAAGTPGSALEPSVENVKTGIRTGFLEIDEYMRNFSDLRNGMDRSGSTAVGVLISPTHIYFINCGDSRAVLCRNGEVCFSTRDHKPCNPMEKERIQNAGGSVMIQRVNGSLAVSRALGDYDYKCVDGKGPTEQLVSPEPEVYEILRAEEDEFVVLACDGIWDVMSNEDLCEFVKSRLKVAEDLENVCNWVVDTCLHKGSRDNMSIVLVCFSNAPKVSDEAVKKEIQLDKHLESRVEEILEKSREEGMPDLAHVMRVLSAENIPNLPPGGGLAGKRHVIEAVYSRLNPHRDNDGGAGDLEDS; encoded by the exons ATGGGTGCATTTTTGGATAAACCCAAAACGGAAAAACACAATGCTCATGGTGCTGGGAATGGTTTGCGATACGGCCTGAGCAGCATGCAAGGATGGAGAGTGGAAATGGAAGATGCGCACACAGCTGTTGTGGGTATTCCTCACGGCTTGGAAGACTGGTCATTTTTTGCAGTTTATGATGGTCATGCTGGATCCCGAGTAGCAAATTACTGCTCAGCGCATTTATTGGAACACATCACTACTAATGAAGACTTCAGGGCAGCTGGCACACCAGGCTCTGCTCTTGAGCCCTCAGTGGAAAATGTTAAGACTGGTATCAGGACTGGCTTTTTGGAAATTGATGAATATATGCGTAACTTTTCAGACCTCAGAAATGGGATGGACAGGAGCGGTTCGACGGCAGTGGGCGTTCTGATTTCACCTACACATATCTACTTTATCAACTGTGGTGACTCACGAGCTGTCCTGTGTAGGAATGGAGAAGTCTGCTTTTCTACCCGGGATCACAAACCTTGTAATCCGATGGAAAAGGAGCGAATCCAAAATGCAGGAGGCAGTGTGATGATACAGCGAGTGAATGGTTCATTAGCGGTATCTCGTGCTCTGGGGGACTATGACTACAAGTGTGTGGATGGCAAGGGCCCAACAGAACAGCTTGTCTCTCCAGAGCCTGAGGTGTATGAGATTTTAAGAGCAGAAGAGGATGAATTTGTCGTTTTGGCTTGTGATGGGATCTGGGATGTGATGAGtaatgaggatctctgtgaatttgttaAGTCTAGGCTTAAGGTCGCTGAGGACCTGGAGAATGTGTGCAATTGGGTAGTGGACACTTGTTTACATAAG GGAAGTCGAGATAACATGAGTATTGTATTAGTTTGCTTTTCAAATGCCCCCAAGGTCTCAGATGAAGCAGTGAAGAAAGAGATACAGTTGGATAAGCACTTGGAATCACGGGTTGAAG AAATTCTGGAGAAGTCTAGGGAGGAAGGAATGCCTGATCTTGCCCATGTCATGCGTGTTTTGTCTGCAGAAAATATCCCAAACTTACCTCCTGGGGGAGGGCTCGCTGGCAA GCGCCATGTTATTGAAGCTGTTTATAGTAGACTGAATCCACACAGAGACAATGATGGG GGCGCTGGAGATCTAGAAGACTCATGA
- the Ppm1b gene encoding protein phosphatase 1B isoform X1, with amino-acid sequence MGAFLDKPKTEKHNAHGAGNGLRYGLSSMQGWRVEMEDAHTAVVGIPHGLEDWSFFAVYDGHAGSRVANYCSAHLLEHITTNEDFRAAGTPGSALEPSVENVKTGIRTGFLEIDEYMRNFSDLRNGMDRSGSTAVGVLISPTHIYFINCGDSRAVLCRNGEVCFSTRDHKPCNPMEKERIQNAGGSVMIQRVNGSLAVSRALGDYDYKCVDGKGPTEQLVSPEPEVYEILRAEEDEFVVLACDGIWDVMSNEDLCEFVKSRLKVAEDLENVCNWVVDTCLHKGSRDNMSIVLVCFSNAPKVSDEAVKKEIQLDKHLESRVEEILEKSREEGMPDLAHVMRVLSAENIPNLPPGGGLAGKRHVIEAVYSRLNPHRDNDGASDEAEEGGSQGKLVEALRQMRINHRGNYRQLLEEMLTSYRLAKVEGEESPADPAAAAASSNSDAGNPVAMQERHTESESGLAELDSRNEDAGTKMSGEKI; translated from the exons ATGGGTGCATTTTTGGATAAACCCAAAACGGAAAAACACAATGCTCATGGTGCTGGGAATGGTTTGCGATACGGCCTGAGCAGCATGCAAGGATGGAGAGTGGAAATGGAAGATGCGCACACAGCTGTTGTGGGTATTCCTCACGGCTTGGAAGACTGGTCATTTTTTGCAGTTTATGATGGTCATGCTGGATCCCGAGTAGCAAATTACTGCTCAGCGCATTTATTGGAACACATCACTACTAATGAAGACTTCAGGGCAGCTGGCACACCAGGCTCTGCTCTTGAGCCCTCAGTGGAAAATGTTAAGACTGGTATCAGGACTGGCTTTTTGGAAATTGATGAATATATGCGTAACTTTTCAGACCTCAGAAATGGGATGGACAGGAGCGGTTCGACGGCAGTGGGCGTTCTGATTTCACCTACACATATCTACTTTATCAACTGTGGTGACTCACGAGCTGTCCTGTGTAGGAATGGAGAAGTCTGCTTTTCTACCCGGGATCACAAACCTTGTAATCCGATGGAAAAGGAGCGAATCCAAAATGCAGGAGGCAGTGTGATGATACAGCGAGTGAATGGTTCATTAGCGGTATCTCGTGCTCTGGGGGACTATGACTACAAGTGTGTGGATGGCAAGGGCCCAACAGAACAGCTTGTCTCTCCAGAGCCTGAGGTGTATGAGATTTTAAGAGCAGAAGAGGATGAATTTGTCGTTTTGGCTTGTGATGGGATCTGGGATGTGATGAGtaatgaggatctctgtgaatttgttaAGTCTAGGCTTAAGGTCGCTGAGGACCTGGAGAATGTGTGCAATTGGGTAGTGGACACTTGTTTACATAAG GGAAGTCGAGATAACATGAGTATTGTATTAGTTTGCTTTTCAAATGCCCCCAAGGTCTCAGATGAAGCAGTGAAGAAAGAGATACAGTTGGATAAGCACTTGGAATCACGGGTTGAAG AAATTCTGGAGAAGTCTAGGGAGGAAGGAATGCCTGATCTTGCCCATGTCATGCGTGTTTTGTCTGCAGAAAATATCCCAAACTTACCTCCTGGGGGAGGGCTCGCTGGCAA GCGCCATGTTATTGAAGCTGTTTATAGTAGACTGAATCCACACAGAGACAATGATGGG GCCTCCgatgaagcagaggaaggtggatcacAGGGGAAATTGGTGGAAGCTCTCAGGCAAATGAGAATTAATCATAGGGGAAACTACCGACAACTTCTGGAGGAGATGCTGACTAGTTACAGGCTAGCTAaagtagagggagaagaaagcCCGGCTGACCCAGCTGCTGCAGCTGCTTCTTCGAACAGTGATGCTGGAAACCCAGTGGCAATGCAGGAAAGACACACTGAATCAGAAAGTGGTCTTGCTGAATTAGACAGCCGAAATGAAGATGCAGGGACAAAGATGAGTGGTGAAAAAATATGA